In Rhodoferax sediminis, the sequence AGCGCTACCTCGACGCCGGCCTGCGCTACGTGATCATCGGCACGGCCGCCGTGAAGAATCCCGGTTTCCTGCAGGACGCCTGCACCGCATTCGGCGGCCACATCATCGTCGGGCTCGACGCCAGGGACGGCAAGGTCGCCACCGACGGCTGGAGCAAACTCACCGGCCACGAGGTGGTCGACCTGGCCAAGAAGTTCGAAGACTACGGCGTCGAGTCGTTCATCTACACCGATATCGGCCGCGACGGCATGCTCACAGGCATCAACATCGACGCCACGGTCAAGCTGGCACAGGCGCTCACGGTGCCCGTGATCGCCTCGGGGGGCCTGTCCAGCATCGCCGACATCGAGCAACTGTGTGAAGTCGAAGACCAGGG encodes:
- the hisA gene encoding 1-(5-phosphoribosyl)-5-[(5-phosphoribosylamino)methylideneamino]imidazole-4-carboxamide isomerase, coding for MLLIPAIDLKDGHCVRLKQGDMDQSTTFGEDPALMARSWVDKGARRLHLVDLNGAFAGKPKNELAIRKILREVGGEIDVQLGGGIRDLDTIERYLDAGLRYVIIGTAAVKNPGFLQDACTAFGGHIIVGLDARDGKVATDGWSKLTGHEVVDLAKKFEDYGVESFIYTDIGRDGMLTGINIDATVKLAQALTVPVIASGGLSSIADIEQLCEVEDQGIEGVICGRAIYSGDLDFASAQTLADEFNG